Proteins encoded by one window of Chaetodon trifascialis isolate fChaTrf1 chromosome 15, fChaTrf1.hap1, whole genome shotgun sequence:
- the LOC139343750 gene encoding interferon a3-like: MFSWTGLLFVLCGALTPALCCDWLSHYRRLSNASQTLVLVMGGELTKDRSPVSFPYKLYESMYKAEVESQLVFIRDSLELISDLYHHDNRSSANWDTDKSEELLMNVHRQTEELSGCVSTNRRADSKLGKYYRRLKRSTLSRTGGSTASWELIRKATKLHLEQLDLLVVFMNRRRSTSTQRQH, from the exons ATGTTCAGCTGGACCGGCCTGCTCTTCGTCCTCTGCGGCGCCCTGactcctgctctctgctgtgattggctgagccaCTATCGTCGCCTAAGCAACGCCTCTCAGACTCTTGTGCTCGTCATG GGTGGTGAGCTGACGAAAGACAGGAGTCCAGTTTCCTTTCCTTACAAACTCTACGAAAGCATGTACAAGGCTGAG gTGGAGTCCCAGTTGGTCTTCATCAGAGACAGTCTGGAGCTGATTTCTGACCTCTATCACCATGACAACCGGTCCTCTGCTAACTGGGACACTGACAAGAGCGAAGAGCTCCTGATGAacgtccacagacagacagaagagctCAGTGGCTGT gTGTCGACTAACAGGCGAGCAGACAGCAAACTGGGAAAATACTACAGGAGACTGAAGAGAAGTACGCTGAGCCGCACT GGTGGCAGTACTGCGTCCTGGGAGCTGATCAGGAAGGCAACTAAACTGCACCTGGAACAGCTGGACCTGCTGGTGGTCTTCATGAACAGGAGGCGCTCTACATCGACTCAACGCCAACACTGA
- the ifnphi2 gene encoding interferon phi 2: protein MMLSSVLLVFLQVCSLQLTAVAVPTCRLQGKVVQSAHDLLRDLGGKFPDHCRPYNANISFPGSAFPAATASHPKCRQALWVVYESLREAGLIFDDHELPVGEGGVTWDDKKLEDFQNLQHRLLEEGSCLSSVDTSGVLSPYFSNVTAVLQQQDSAACGWMALRRDLLRVLMSVLHQHHSCLSWGNAH from the exons ATGATGCTGTCTTCAGTCCTCCTTGTCTTCCTGCAGGTCTGCAGCCTCCAGCTGACGGCGGTCGCCGTGCCGACCTGCCGGCTGCAGGGAAAAGTGGTCCAGTCGGCTCACGACCTGCTCAGAGACCTG GGGGGGAAATTTCCCGACCACTGTCGGCCATACAACGCCAACATTTCCTTTCCAGGCTCCGCCTTCCCTGCTGCCACAGCCAGTCACCCTAAG TGCCGCCAAGCATTATGGGTGGTGTATGAGTCACTGCGGGAGGCGGGACTAATCTTCGATGACCATGAGTTACCTGTTGGAGAGGGCGGAGTTACCTGGGATGATAAGAAACTTGAGGACTTCCAAAACCTGCAGCACCGACTGCTGGAAGAGGGAAGCTGT ttgTCCAGTGTTGATACTTCAGGTGTTTTATCTCCTTACTTCAGCAACGTGACGGCGGTTCTTCAGCAGCAG GACAGCGCAGCCTGCGGTTGGATGGCTCTGAGGAGAGATCTGCTCAGGGTCCTAATGTCCGTCCTCCACCAACACCACAGCTGTTTATCCTGGGGGAACGCCCACTGA